The DNA sequence AGGCTATATTGCGGTCGAATACTAATGCGGCAAACAGGATTACGAAGATGTCCATAAAGAATATAATCTGGCTAAGACTGATGAACGGGAAAATCTTCTTGTGGAAGATTTGCGCAATGGTATCTGTTCCACCTGTTGAAAAACCCCTTTTGTATACCAGCCCACCTCCGATGCCTCCTACTACTCCGAAAAATACAGAGCTCAAAAACATGTCATTCTCTATCAGATGAAAACCCGACTTGTCTACAAGTATTAAAATGATTGGAAAAATCAAGGAAATAACAAGTATTTTAAAAGCATTTTTCTTTCCCATGAAAACAAAGGCGCTAAGCATTACCACCAATGAAAATCCGTAGTAAATATATGTGTAATTTATATTGAATAGATATCCCAATATTATGGACAGCCCCGTAAATCCACCCGTCACAAGCCCGTTTGGCTTTAGTATTGATGCTATTGCAAAGGCCATCATGATGCATCCCATACCGGAAACCAGTATGTCCATCAATATTTTATTGCTCTTGATTTTTTCAGTCATATTTGTCACTCCTTATTGTTATTACAATGACAAATACTATCACTAATCAGTATACAAATACACCCTTTGAATGTTACAATTTCATTACATTCAAAACTGTTTTCAAGCCTTCTCTTTAATCGCATCCATTTATGAATTATAATTGAATTAATAATGTAAATCAATCTCAAGGAGGAACAATAATGGATACAAATATGGATTGGCTTTATCAGAAAAGAATAGAAAGAACCATGGAGAACCTCGAAAAAAACAACATGGAAGCCTTTCTCGTGGAAGACGAGAAAGAATTGATTGAAAAAATGGGTGAAATAGTAGCACCGGGCTCTCTAGTATCCGTAGGAGGCTCAATGACCTTGTTCGAAACTGGTGTCATCGATTTCCTTCGCTCCGGCAAATTTAAATTTCTAGACCGCTACGCCGAGGGCCTCTCTCCAGAGGACATAACTCAGCTATTCAGGGATTCCTTCTCCGCAAACTACTACTTCACCGGCACAAATGCCGTTACAGAAACAGGAACCCTTTACAATGTGGACGGAAGTGGCAACCGCACCGCGGCCATGATCTTTGGTCCGGACAATGTTATAGTAATTGTAGGTAGAAACAAACTCGTCACTACTGAGGATGAAGCCATAGAGCGCAATCGTGAAGTATCCGGACCAGCTAACGCCAAGCGCCTTTCAAGAAAAACACCCTGCACCGAGCTTGGATACTGTACAGACTGCACGAGTCCCGAACGCATATGCAACAGTTTCACGTTCATAAAGAGGCAATTCTCTAAGGGACGAATTAAGGTCTTTATAGTCAACAAGGATTTAGGCTACTAAAACTGAGCACTTGAACCTCCCATGACTAAAGTCACGGGTGTTCTGGCGCTTATCATAAAAAATGCGTATTCCATAATGGAATGCGCATTTTGCTTTAGCTTTTTTGTCGTTTTTTCTTTTACTGTTTCTTATCTTTTACTGCCACTTCTTTTACTGCCTTTCCTCTCCTGTTTCTATACAATTCTCCTCATATCCGATCCAGTCGCTTAGGCTTCCCACATATAGGCGAACCGGCATTCCCAATTCTCTCAGTACAACGAAATTGCGTGCTCCGGCGATGCCGCTTCCGCAATAACTTATTATTTCATCGAGTCCGTCCAATGATTCGTAAAGCTTCGCAAGGGTTTTTTTATCTTTTAAAGAGCATTCCGCTTCCATGTTTTGGGAACACGGGAAGCTAAGTGCCGATGGAATATGTCCGGCTTTTGCATAAAGCGGTTCATATTCTCCTGT is a window from the Peptostreptococcaceae bacterium genome containing:
- a CDS encoding YitT family protein, yielding MTEKIKSNKILMDILVSGMGCIMMAFAIASILKPNGLVTGGFTGLSIILGYLFNINYTYIYYGFSLVVMLSAFVFMGKKNAFKILVISLIFPIILILVDKSGFHLIENDMFLSSVFFGVVGGIGGGLVYKRGFSTGGTDTIAQIFHKKIFPFISLSQIIFFMDIFVILFAALVFDRNIALYGFISNYVFAKSVDAVLFGFGSKKLKMEIISKFNDQIADYIMKDIGRGLTILDVTGGYSNEIKSKILTICSPRETMLIKRFVADIDARAFIYVLPVVSVWGEGTGFDKLEEES
- a CDS encoding lactate utilization protein, with protein sequence MDTNMDWLYQKRIERTMENLEKNNMEAFLVEDEKELIEKMGEIVAPGSLVSVGGSMTLFETGVIDFLRSGKFKFLDRYAEGLSPEDITQLFRDSFSANYYFTGTNAVTETGTLYNVDGSGNRTAAMIFGPDNVIVIVGRNKLVTTEDEAIERNREVSGPANAKRLSRKTPCTELGYCTDCTSPERICNSFTFIKRQFSKGRIKVFIVNKDLGY